The following are from one region of the Coccinella septempunctata chromosome 7, icCocSept1.1, whole genome shotgun sequence genome:
- the LOC123317304 gene encoding facilitated trehalose transporter Tret1-like → MGTWEFFASLFKSYYSTFVALTAHSIFLISCLSYAWPSPVLPKLLNATDSPLGNPITPDESDLIGAIFYIGASIGPLCFISVVNRFGRRRVLTFLSLIPPIAYGTLAFAKTVDLYIICRTLLGLYVGAVFSIQPVYLAEVLAEEERNFLMSFVTLFSFIGVFAAVTIGPFIPVTHFNGLIAILSAVVFVLVAFGFPESPYYVMQTEGKGKAKVLLRKLRQGRIENEAGMIEDRILEESEKSCCQIFANKSNFKALILATIPLLLQSSSGVALLINYSQLIFMETNISIPSHYCSIIVVGLTFSTAFLAPVLLKARRMSPVSLLMLCLAGVGLCDLIMGLYFLYGRGISFISWLPLLNLIAFVLIYNCGLDPIPWMILGNTYPVNISAVGTAISISIFEFSIFPTMILFHKVDISFLFLISSVWCVLGIVYCKFVVAPSEDKIFKTSKNGAI, encoded by the exons ATGGGTACTTGGGAATTTTTCGCTAGCCTGTTCAAGTCTTACTACTCAACTTTCGTCGCTCTTACAG CTCACAGCATCTTCCTAATCAGTTGCCTCTCCTATGCATGGCCGTCACCAGTTCTTCCCAAACTACTCAACGCCACAGACAGCCCCTTGGGGAACCCCATCACTCCCGATGAGAGCGACCTCATAGGCGCCATCTTTTACATCGGAGCTTCCATAGGGCCACTTTGCTTCATCTCCGTGGTGAACAGATTCGGAAGAAGAAGAGTCCTCACGTTCCTCTCTCTGATTCCACCCATAGCATACGGTACCTTGGCTTTCGCCAAGACAGTCGACTTATACATCATTTGCAGGACGCTTTTGGGCCTTTACGTGGGCGCTGTTTTCAGCATTCAACCCGTTTACCTGGCCGAAGTACTGGCCGAGGAGGAAAGGAACTTCTTGATGTCTTTCGTTACCCTGTTCAGTTTCATCGGAGTGTTTGCAGCTGTCACAATTGGTCCTTTTATACCAGTCACTCATTTCAACGGTTTGATAGCTATTTTATCGGCTGTTGTTTTCGTTTTGGTTGCTTTTGGTTTCCCAGAAAGTCCATACTATGTGATGCAGACTGAGGGGAAGGGAAAGGCCAAGGTTTTATTGAGGAAATTGAGGCAAGGAAGAATCGAAAATGAAGCTGGGATGATCGAGGATAGAATCCTAGAGGAATCTGAGAAATCTTGCTGTCAAATTTTCGCCAATAAAAGCAATTTCAAAGCTTTGATATTGGCAACCATACCGTTACTTCTACAGTCTTCCAGTGGCGTTGCACTCTTGATAAATTACAGCCAGTTGATCTTTATGGAGACCAACATTTCTATACCATCTCATTATTGTTCGATTATAGTTGTTGGTCTGACGTTTTCAACTGCTTTCCTAGCCCCAGTCCTCTTGAAAGCCAGAAGAATGAGTCCAGTATCTCTATTGATGCTATGTTTAGCTGGTGTTGGTCTTTGTGATCTCATAATGGGCCTATACTTCCTTTACGGTAGAGGGATTAGTTTCATCAGTTGGCTTCCTCTGCTCAACCTTATAGCTTTCGTTCTGATCTATAACTGTGGATTAGATCCAATTCCTTGGATGATACTAGGTAACACTTATCCAGTCAACATCAGTGCTGTAGGTACAGCTATATCTATTAGTATTTTCGAGTTTTCGATATTTCCAACAATGATCCTGTTCCACAAGGTTGACATCagctttttatttttgatcTCGTCAGTGTGGTGTGTATTGGGTATTGTGTACTGCAAGTTTGTGGTTGCGCCCTCTGAAGATAAGATTTTTAAGACATCGAAAAACGGTGCTATATGA
- the LOC123317306 gene encoding facilitated trehalose transporter Tret1-like, producing the protein MAIWEKFARSFGSYYSIFITCLVHQVYFNICLSAAWPSPVLTKLSGMEDNPLGRLITAEESDLIGSLFYIGASIGPLLIIVIVEKLGRKDVLIGLSLIIPLSYIILTFTENVHMYYFCRTLLGFYSGAALSIQPVYLTEILAPSEREFLMSLVTIFNFLGILYAYAIGPFIPIFWFNLSIVVLSILVFILQLVGCPESPYHIMKTKGLDSTRTVLKTLRNKTDVEIELQEIQTIVTTEVKKSYSEIFKSKDNWKALLIGTAPLVIQQCSGMPVLVTYSQLIFNKTNLSISSEICSIIVVILQLSTTFLTPTFMKCNTFTRKALLIMCLTFLALSNLVLALYFFYGMGTPWLNWVPLVGLIAYVVSYNCGIDPIPWMIIGEIYPMSISAAGSAISSSLFFGSIFPVLYSFKKVDIGYLFLISFTDCIIGILFFAFVYVKVKKSYRQSQNLLK; encoded by the exons ATGGCAATTTGGGAGAAGTTCGCCAGATCTTTCGGATCCTACTATTCAATTTTTATAACGTGTTTGG TGCATCAAGTCTACTTCAACATCTGTCTCAGTGCAGCATGGCCTTCCCCAGTTCTAACCAAACTTAGCGGAATGGAAGATAACCCTCTGGGAAGACTGATAACAGCTGAAGAAAGTGACCTTATTGGTTCTCTTTTCTACATAGGGGCCTCGATAGGACCTTTATTGATTATAGTGATAGTAGAAAAACTAGGGAGGAAAGATGTACTTATTGGCTTATCTCTCATCATTCCATTATCTTACATAATCCTCACGTTTACAGAAAACGTTCACATGTACTATTTCTGTAGAACCTTACTAGGTTTTTACAGTGGTGCCGCTTTGAGCATACAACCAGTTTATCTCACAGAAATCCTGGCACCCAGCGAAAGAGAATTTTTAATGTCCCTAGTGACTATCTTCAATTTTCTCGGAATACTGTACGCCTATGCCATTGGACCATTCATACCAATCTTCTGGTTCAACCTTTCCATCGTTGTCCTCTCCATACTAGTCTTCATCTTACAACTAGTGGGTTGCCCAGAAAGTCCCTATCACATCATGAAAACCAAGGGTTTGGACAGCACCAGAACAGTCTTGAAGACGCTGAGAAACAAAACGGATGTTGAAATTGAGCTCCAAGAGATACAGACCATAGTCACTACGGAAGTGAAGAAGTCCTACAGCGAAATATTTAAATCCAAGGACAACTGGAAAGCTCTACTCATAGGAACAGCTCCACTGGTCATCCAACAGTGCTCTGGAATGCCAGTTCTCGTTACGTACAGCCAACTGATCTTCAACAAGACCAATCTCTCCATCAGTTCCGAGATATGTTCCATCATCGTGGTTATTTTGCAGCTTTCCACTACCTTCCTCACTCCTACCTTCATGAAATGTAATACCTTCACCAGGAAAGCTTTGCTGATCATGTGTCTAACCTTCCTGGCCCTTAGCAACCTAGTTTTAGCTTTGTACTTCTTCTACGGCATGGGGACGCCTTGGTTGAACTGGGTTCCTCTGGTAGGTCTCATTGCCTACGTCGTGTCTTATAACTGTGGGATAGACCCCATACCATGGATGATTATAGGGGAGATATATCCGATGAGTATCAGTGCAGCTGGATCAGCTATCTCGTCAAGCTTATTCTTTGGTTCCATCTTTCCAGTCCTGTATTCTTTCAAAAAGGTCGATATCGGGTATTTGTTCTTGATATCTTTCACCGACTGTATTATTGGTATACTTTTCTTCGCCTTTGTTTACGTGAAGGTCAAGAAAAGCTACAGACAGAGTCAAAATTTGCTGAAATGA
- the LOC123317309 gene encoding facilitated trehalose transporter Tret1-like isoform X1 yields the protein MKSWDFLASFFGQYYTFFIAFVAHSAFFTICVTAAWTSPVLAKLGEMEDNPLGRPLTPEESDLIGSIYFIGASIGPLLCIFSVERFGRKKMLALLSAITPISYIILTFAENVELYYLARVLLGLYAGAALSIEPVYVSEIAGPQEREFLMSCVSVFNFGGILASYAVGPFIPLFYFNSLIAVFSLTFVILLALGCPESPYYVMQTKGKDETRVLLKKLRRGDVEGELQAIEKTVGNQSRSSYFEIFKSTKNFKPFVLATIPLVLQQYCGITLIVTYSQLIFLQTEISIPSHICSIIVVCLQISTSFLTPTLLKSQKFTQKSLLYLCFTGLGLCNLVLGFFFLYGKDVASLNFLPLVGLIVFVVFYNCGIDPIPWITLGQVYPMNINTVGTALSTSIFFISIFPVLYMFYKVDLSYLFLSSAFSCLLGLLYAKFIFTENFHKKEESA from the exons ATGAAATCTTGGGACTTTCTGGCCAGTTTTTTTGGACAGTACTACACGTTTTTCATAGCCTTCGTAG ctcaTTCTGCCTTCTTCACGATATGTGTCACAGCAGCATGGACGTCTCCAGTGTTGGCCAAACTGGGCGAGATGGAAGACAACCCTCTGGGTAGGCCCTTGACGCCAGAAGAAAGCGATCTAATTGGTTCCATATACTTCATTGGAGCTTCTATAGGTCCCCTACTCTGCATATTCAGCGTGGAGAGGTTTGGAAGGAAGAAGATGCTTGCTTTGCTATCAGCAATAACACCCATTTCATACATAATCCTAACGTTTGCTGAAAATGTTGAGCTTTATTACTTAGCTAGGGTGCTTTTGGGGCTGTACGCTGGTGCAGCCTTGAGTATAGAGCCTGTGTACGTCTCTGAGATAGCTGGACCACAGGAGAGggagttcctcatgtcctgCGTCAGTGTTTTCAACTTCGGAGGCATCCTGGCTTCGTACGCTGTGGGACCTTTCATACCTCTCTTCTATTTCAACAGTCTCATAGCTGTGTTCTCGTTGactttcgttattttactaGCTTTGGGCTGCCCAGAGAGTCCTTATTACGTGATGCAAACCAAGGGCAAAGATGAGACTAGGGTTTTATTGAAGAAACTACGCAGGGGCGATGTGGAAGGCGAGCTACAAGCCATAGAAAAAACCGTTGGGAATCAAAGTAGATCCTCGTACTTTGAAATCTTCAAATCGACGAAAAATTTTAAACCCTTCGTACTGGCAACCATTCCCTTGGTCCTACAGCAGTATTGCGGTATCACGCTGATCGTTACTTACAGCCAGTTGATATTCTTACAGACTGAGATCTCTATACCGTCCCATATTTGTTCTATTATTGTCGTGTGTCTGCAAATTTCCACTTCGTTTTTGACACCGACGCTGTTGAAATCGCAGAAGTTCACTCAGAAATCCTTGCTTTATTTGTGTTTTACCGGTCTCGGTTTGTGCAATTTAGTATTGGGATTCTTCTTTTTATACGGAAAAGACGTTGCTTCTTTGAATTTCCTGCCTCTCGTGGGACTCATCGTTTTCGTCGTTTTTTACAACTGTGGTATAGATCCAATACCATGGATTACCTTAGGACAGGTTTATCCTATGAATATAAACACTGTAGGCACAGCCTTGTCCACcagtattttcttcatttccatTTTCCCCGTTTTATACATGTTTTATAAAGTCGATCTCAGTTATCTTTTCTTGAGTTCAGCGTTCAGTTGTTTGCTGGGTTTACTGTACGCTAAATTCATTTTCACCGAGAATTTCCACAAGAAAGAGGAGAGTGCTTGA
- the LOC123317308 gene encoding facilitated trehalose transporter Tret1-like: MKTVFSRRTYEYFSDFFGQQYFKFIVCVAHTFFFGIAVAMSWTSPVLSKLSETEDNPLGEPITPDQSDLIGSLLYIGAAIGPILFIPAAEYFGRKNVLLILSVIPPLTYGTFAFAKVVELYYVCRILQGVYMGGSLSVQPVYVAEILSNEERDFYMSLGTMFGFSGLLVVYAVGPFVPLIYFNGFFAIFGVVVVILLAFGCPETPFFMMKTKGKDATNELLMLIRQKFDNKEADEIQSTINNEVRDSFFDLFSSTKNIKLFIMATMPLLLQQFSGISILLTYSQPIFDKTNISITPAVCSLIVACFQVSTSFLTPALLKSGRFSLRILLLFCLTGMAICNVILALYFFAFNDTPSLNWLPLLGFVLFVPFYNCGIDPIPWMLLGQIYPRSLSSVGSALSTSIYFLATFPSLFLFSKIETGFLFSYCAFFCCLGIPYVLFIFSEPKNV, encoded by the exons ATGAAGACCGTTTTCTCTAGGAGAACCTACGagtatttttctgattttttcggTCAGCAATACTTCAAGTTCATAGTATGTGTGG CACATACATTTTTTTTCGGAATAGCGGTTGCTATGAGCTGGACATCTCCAGTGCTGTCCAAACTGAGCGAGACTGAAGACAATCCCTTGGGGGAACCCATAACACCTGATCAGAGTGACCTCATCGGCTCTCTTCTATACATCGGAGCAGCAATTGGACCAATACTCTTCATACCTGCTGCTGAATATTTTGGTAGAAAAAATGTACTACTTATCCTGTCAGTTATCCCTCCACTAACGTATGGGACATTTGCGTTTGCCAAAGTTGTTGAATTATACTACGTTTGCAGGATCTTGCAGGGGGTGTATATGGGCGGTTCGTTAAGTGTACAGCCTGTATATGTGGCCGAAATTTTGTCGAACGAAGAGAGGGATTTCTACATGTCCCTAGGAACAATGTTTGGGTTTTCTGGATTGCTCGTCGTTTACGCTGTTGGACCTTTCGTGCCTCTGATTTACTTCAACGGATTTTTCGCAATTTTCGGAGTTGTTGTGGTGATTTTGCTAGCCTTTGGTTGTCCAGAAACACCTTTCTTCATGATGAAAACCAAGGGAAAAGATGCAACCAATGAACTACTCATGCTGATCCGACAAAAATTCGATAACAAGGAGGCTGATGAGATACAGAGTACCATCAACAACGAAGTGAGAGATTCTTTCTTTGACTTATTCAGTTCGACGAAGAACATCAAACTGTTTATAATGGCAACAATGCCTCTTCTACTTCAACAATTTTCTGGGATTTCAATTTTACTGACTTACAGCCAACCGATTTTCGACAAAACGAATATTTCTATAACGCCAGCGGTTTGTTCCTTGATCGTGGCTTGCTTTCAAGTTTCAACGAGTTTTTTAACGCCTGCTTTGTTGAAATCCGGTAGATTTTCCTTGAGAATTCTGCTTCTTTTTTGTCTTACCGGTATGGCGATCTGCAATGTTATCTTAGCCTTATATTTTTTCGCTTTCAACGACACGCCATCTTTGAATTGGTTGCCTCTGTTGGGGTTTGTACTGTTTGTGCCGTTTTATAACTGCGGGATCGATCCGATACCATGGATGCTGCTGGGACAGATCTATCCGAGATCTTTGAGTTCTGTAGGAAGTGCTCTTTCCACAAGTATCTATTTTCTGGCTACTTTTCCCTCCCTATTTCTCTTCAGTAAGATAGAGACGGGATTCTTGTTTTCGTATTGTGCTTTTTTCTGTTGTTTAGGTATTCCttatgttcttttcattttctcaGAGCCCAAAAATGTGTAA
- the LOC123317303 gene encoding facilitated trehalose transporter Tret1-like — MATWEYCASLFGPYFVIFIVCIGHTSFFLISVTLSWTSPVLAKLGEAEDNPLGRPITTDESDLIGSLFFVGASVGPLLFIHIVKKFGRKKVLVLLLTIVPIAYGMLIFVKKVEYYYLSRILLGLYSGATLSVVPVYLSEIIAPDDVAFLMSFETLFGFTGILITYTLGSFIPLKYFNGSIVVFSVIVIILLSFGCPESPYYMMQVKGKDEARRVLRRLRKQYIEKELEHIEKTIENETSKSYFEIFKSKKYFKTIILATIPLLLQQFCGITLIVTYSQLIFQETKLPLAPHICSIIVVGLLEVTCFLAPTLLKSKRLSLKNIMTLSLAGTAICNLVISIYFFYGKNLPALNWVPLVSLILFVVFFNCGMDPIAWTILGQTYPRNISFVGTALSTSVYFISIFPILYSFYKVDMTYLFLGSFFSCTFGVIYVRFIFEGSEKKVVEDIHLQKALI; from the exons ATGGCGACGTGGGAGTATTGTGCCTCTCTCTTCGGTCCATATTTTGTCATATTCATCGTCTGTATTG GTCATACATCTTTCTTCCTGATATCTGTAACCTTGAGTTGGACATCTCCAGTGCTGGCCAAACTTGGCGAGGCAGAGGACAACCCCTTAGGGAGACCAATAACCACTGACGAGAGCGATCTAATTGGATCACTGTTCTTCGTTGGAGCCTCAGTGGGACCCTTACTTTTCATACATATAGTGAAGAAGTTTGGACGAAAAAAAGTTTTAGTTTTACTGCTGACCATTGTGCCTATAGCTTACGGGATGTTGATCTTTgtgaaaaaagttgaatattattatctGTCCAGGATTCTATTAGGACTTTATAGTGGGGCCACACTGAGCGTTGTTCCAGTGtatttatctgaaataatagCACCGGATGATGTAGCCTTTTTGATGTCTTTCGAAACCCTTTTCGGTTTCACTGGCATTCTGATAACTTATACTCTAGGGTCCTTCATTCCATTGAAGTATTTCAATGGGAGTATTGTAGTATTTTCAGTAATCGTTATAATCTTGTTGTCGTTTGGGTGTCCAGAAAGCCCTTATTATATGATGCAAGTAAAAGGAAAAGATGAGGCCAGACGAGTGCTGAGAAGACTGAGAAAACAATACATAGAAAAAGAATTGGAACACATAGAAAAAACCATTGAAAACGAGACGTCGAAGTcctatttcgaaattttcaagaGTAAGAAGTATTTCAAAACAATCATCTTAGCTACGATACCACTCCTTCTACAACAATTCTGTGGTATCACTCTTATAGTAACTTACAGCCAGTTGATCTTTCAAGAGACAAAATTACCATTAGCCCCTCACATATGTTCTATAATTGTCGTTGGGCTTCTGGAAGTGACTTGTTTCCTAGCCCCAACCCTTCTAAAATCCAAGAGATTGTCTCTGAAGAACATCATGACTTTAAGTTTAGCCGGTACAGCAATTTGTAACTTAGTTATaagtatttattttttctatggAAAAAATTTACCAGCACTGAATTGGGTACCACTGGTAAGTTTGATTCTATTCgtggtttttttcaattgtggtatGGACCCCATTGCATGGACTATACTGGGGCAAACTTATCCCAGAAATATCAGCTTTGTAGGAACTGCTCTTTCTACCAGCGTTTACTTCATATCTATTTTCCCGATCTTGTATTCTTTCTATAAAGTTGATATGACTTATTTATTTTTAGGTAGTTTCTTTAGTTGTACTTTTGGTGTTATTTATGTTAGGTTTATTTTCGAAGGGTCTGAAAAGAAAGTTGTTGAGGATATACATCTTCAAAAAGCACTGATTTGA
- the LOC123317305 gene encoding facilitated trehalose transporter Tret1-like → MGTWEIFANFFGSYYTWFIALVAHSNIFLTCLSYSWPSPVLPKLFEAEDNPLGKPLTPDEGDFIAAIFYVGAAVGPILFFGIVEKIGRRKVLMAISIIPPICYGVLMFADTVTLYNICRVLLGLWTGIMFSIEPVYVSEVLADEERSFLMSIITIFGFSGVFAAVSVGPFVSIPMFNGLIALVSLVISILMIFGFPESPFFLMKTKGEEATQELLRKLRNRDIVDETVSISKTVANETKSSFLEIFSNLKNLKFFMLATLPLLLQSYSGIALILNYSQLIFMETNVAISSEWCSIIVIGFTLSTTFLTPLFMDKKVSIYTLLILCLTGIATCDFLLGMYFLFGRGESSLTWVPLVVLVIFVLVYNCGLDPIPWMLLGESYPLNISAMGTALSTSIFEISVFPSLYFFHKFDLGYLFLFSCGFSLFGVFYIKFFVVPDVEKSKKTNQIEMTA, encoded by the exons ATGGGTACCTGGGAAATATTCGCCAACTTTTTTGGTTCATATTATACATGGTTCATTGCACTTGTTG cTCATTCCAACATTTTTCTGACCTGTCTTTCATACTCCTGGCCATCACCAGTACTCCCCAAACTTTTCGAGGCCGAGGACAACCCCTTGGGGAAGCCCTTAACCCCAGATGAGGGCGACTTCATCGCAGCAATATTCTACGTTGGAGCAGCAGTTGGTCCAATCCTATTCTTCGGAATAGtggagaaaattggaagaagaaaAGTCCTCATGGCAATTTCCATAATTCCACCAATATGTTATGGCGTATTGATGTTTGCTGATACTGTGACCTTGTACAACATCTGCAGGGTTCTTTTGGGACTCTGGACGGGGATTATGTTCAGCATAGAGCCTGTGTACGTGTCCGAAGTTCTGGCAGATGAGGAGAGGTCTTTTCTGATGTCCATTATCACCATATTTGGATTCTCTGGTGTCTTCGCTGCGGTTTCCGTCGGTCCATTCGTGTCCATCCCAATGTTTAATGGACTTATCGCCCTGGTTTCGTTGGTTATATCGATTTTAATGATATTCGGATTTCCTGAAAGTCCCTTCTTCTTGATGAAGACCAAAGGTGAGGAAGCTACCCAAGAATTGCTAAGGAAACTGAGAAATAGGGATATAGTGGATGAAACCGTGTCGATCTCGAAGACCGTTGCCAACGAGACCAAGAGTTcctttttggaaatattcagtaacttgaaaaacttgaaattctTCATGTTGGCGACACTGCCTCTCCTGCTTCAGTCTTACTCAGGTATAGCCTTGATTTTGAACTACAGCCAGTTGATTTTTATGGAAACTAACGTGGCTATATCATCTGAATGGTGTTCTATTATCGTCATCGGTTTCACTCTGTCCACGACTTTCTTAACACCCTTGTTCATGGACAAAAAAGTTTCCATTTATACCCTGCTGATCCTCTGTCTAACCGGCATTGCAACCTGCGATTTCCTCTTAGGTATGTATTTTTTGTTTGGTAGAGGCGAATCCAGTTTAACTTGGGTGCCTTTAGTAGTCCTGGTTATTTTCGTGCTTGTTTACAATTGTGGTTTGGATCCAATCCCCTGGATGCTTTTGGGGGAATCTTACCCCCTGAACATAAGTGCTATGGGAACTGCACTATCGACcagtattttcgaaatatccgtttttccttctctataTTTCTTCCATAAGTTCGATTTGGGATATTTGTTCCTATTTTCATGTGGTTTCTCGTTGTTTGGCGTCTTCTATATCAAGTTCTTCGTGGTGCCAGATGTGGAAAAGAGCAAGAAGACTAACCAAATAGAGATGACAGCATAA
- the LOC123317309 gene encoding facilitated trehalose transporter Tret1-like isoform X2, protein MEDNPLGRPLTPEESDLIGSIYFIGASIGPLLCIFSVERFGRKKMLALLSAITPISYIILTFAENVELYYLARVLLGLYAGAALSIEPVYVSEIAGPQEREFLMSCVSVFNFGGILASYAVGPFIPLFYFNSLIAVFSLTFVILLALGCPESPYYVMQTKGKDETRVLLKKLRRGDVEGELQAIEKTVGNQSRSSYFEIFKSTKNFKPFVLATIPLVLQQYCGITLIVTYSQLIFLQTEISIPSHICSIIVVCLQISTSFLTPTLLKSQKFTQKSLLYLCFTGLGLCNLVLGFFFLYGKDVASLNFLPLVGLIVFVVFYNCGIDPIPWITLGQVYPMNINTVGTALSTSIFFISIFPVLYMFYKVDLSYLFLSSAFSCLLGLLYAKFIFTENFHKKEESA, encoded by the coding sequence ATGGAAGACAACCCTCTGGGTAGGCCCTTGACGCCAGAAGAAAGCGATCTAATTGGTTCCATATACTTCATTGGAGCTTCTATAGGTCCCCTACTCTGCATATTCAGCGTGGAGAGGTTTGGAAGGAAGAAGATGCTTGCTTTGCTATCAGCAATAACACCCATTTCATACATAATCCTAACGTTTGCTGAAAATGTTGAGCTTTATTACTTAGCTAGGGTGCTTTTGGGGCTGTACGCTGGTGCAGCCTTGAGTATAGAGCCTGTGTACGTCTCTGAGATAGCTGGACCACAGGAGAGggagttcctcatgtcctgCGTCAGTGTTTTCAACTTCGGAGGCATCCTGGCTTCGTACGCTGTGGGACCTTTCATACCTCTCTTCTATTTCAACAGTCTCATAGCTGTGTTCTCGTTGactttcgttattttactaGCTTTGGGCTGCCCAGAGAGTCCTTATTACGTGATGCAAACCAAGGGCAAAGATGAGACTAGGGTTTTATTGAAGAAACTACGCAGGGGCGATGTGGAAGGCGAGCTACAAGCCATAGAAAAAACCGTTGGGAATCAAAGTAGATCCTCGTACTTTGAAATCTTCAAATCGACGAAAAATTTTAAACCCTTCGTACTGGCAACCATTCCCTTGGTCCTACAGCAGTATTGCGGTATCACGCTGATCGTTACTTACAGCCAGTTGATATTCTTACAGACTGAGATCTCTATACCGTCCCATATTTGTTCTATTATTGTCGTGTGTCTGCAAATTTCCACTTCGTTTTTGACACCGACGCTGTTGAAATCGCAGAAGTTCACTCAGAAATCCTTGCTTTATTTGTGTTTTACCGGTCTCGGTTTGTGCAATTTAGTATTGGGATTCTTCTTTTTATACGGAAAAGACGTTGCTTCTTTGAATTTCCTGCCTCTCGTGGGACTCATCGTTTTCGTCGTTTTTTACAACTGTGGTATAGATCCAATACCATGGATTACCTTAGGACAGGTTTATCCTATGAATATAAACACTGTAGGCACAGCCTTGTCCACcagtattttcttcatttccatTTTCCCCGTTTTATACATGTTTTATAAAGTCGATCTCAGTTATCTTTTCTTGAGTTCAGCGTTCAGTTGTTTGCTGGGTTTACTGTACGCTAAATTCATTTTCACCGAGAATTTCCACAAGAAAGAGGAGAGTGCTTGA
- the LOC123317310 gene encoding facilitated trehalose transporter Tret1-like produces the protein MKESWEIFLDFFGQYYSLFLVFVGHSTFFFVCLNAAWPSPVLPKLSDTKDNPLGYPITPDESDLIGSLFFVGASIGPLLTIGIVERFGRRKILTFMSLIVPIAYTLLAFGENVELYYVCRVFLGLYSGAALSMEPVYISEVLPPKQREFLMSFVTFFGFSGILITYSVVPFVPLSYFNASIAVISSIFIVLLSFGCPKSPYFLIKTEGSDSTRYLLKKLRNSNDVDGELEDIQASVTENVEKSVFSIFTSKQNWKIVILATVPLLLQQFSGMTVVVTYSQLIFEQTNVSIPSQFCSIIVVGLQVSTAFLTPVLLKSNRISRNSLLMLCLTGLGACNCTLGLYFLFGKDVEWLNWLPLLALVAFVLFYNCGIDPIPWMMLGEIYPNNLSSIGSAVSTSVFLFSIFPILYLFKKVHIAYLFLGPGILSFLGVLYVKFVLGR, from the exons ATGAAAGAGAGTTGGGAGATTTTCTTAGACTTCTTTGGACAGTACTACTCTCTCTTCCTTGTTTTCGTTG GTCATTCTACGTTCTTCTTCGTTTGTCTGAACGCAGCATGGCCTTCACCAGTCCTGCCAAAACTAAGCGATACCAAGGACAATCCCTTGGGGTACCCCATAACACCAGACGAAAGCGATCTGATTGGTTCCCTGTTTTTCGTCGGAGCATCCATAGGACCCCTGCTAACCATCGGAATAGTAGAAAGATttggaagaagaaaaattttaacTTTCATGTCTTTAATAGTGCCCATAGCTTACACCCTATTAGCTTTcggtgaaaatgttgaattgtATTATGTTTGCAGGGTGTTTTTGGGTCTTTACTCTGGCGCTGCTCTGAGCATGGAGCCTGTGTACATATCTGAGGTGCTTCCCCCCAAACAAAGAGAATTTTTAATGTCGTTCGTAACATTTTTTGGCTTTTCTGGTATTCTCATAACATACAGCGTTGTGCCATTCGTACCTCTGTCCTATTTCAACGCAAGTATCGCTGTTATCTCATCGATTTTCATCGTTCTACTTTCTTTCGGATGCCCAAAAAGCCCGTATTTTCTAATTAAAACGGAGGGGTCGGATAGTACTAGatacttattgaaaaaattgaggaattCTAATGATGTAGATGGAGAACTTGAAGACATACAAGCGTCAGTGACTGAAAACGTGGAGAAATCAGTTTTCAGCATCTTCACATCTAAGCAAAATTGGAAAATCGTGATCTTGGCAACAGTTCCACTTCTGTTGCAACAGTTTTCAGGAATGACAGTTGTGGTCACTTACAGCCAGTTGATTTTCGAACAAACAAACGTTTCAATCCCGTCGCAATTCTGTTCGATCATTGTCGTGGGTTTGCAAGTGTCTACAGCGTTTTTAACGCCGGTGCTGTTGAAATCCAACAGAATATCACGGAATTCTCTGTTGATGTTGTGTCTGACCGGTTTGGGGGCTTGTAATTGCACCCTAGGTCTGTATTTTTTGTTCGGCAAAGATGTAGAATGGCTGAACTGGTTACCCCTACTTGCTCTGGTAGCTTTTGTTCTGTTTTATAACTGCGGTATAGATCCAATACCTTGGATGATGCTTGGTGAGATCTACCCGAACAATTTGAGCTCTATTGGCTCCGCCGTTTCTACCAGTGTGTTCCTATTCTCAATATTTCCGATTCTGTATCTGTTTAAGAAGGTACACATAGCTTATTTGTTCCTTGGACCTGGTATCTTAAGCTTTTTGGGTGTCCTCTATGTTAAATTCGTGCTTGGAAGATAA